The following proteins come from a genomic window of Pyxidicoccus sp. MSG2:
- a CDS encoding tetratricopeptide repeat protein — protein sequence MRSILVVCGVALLIHLIPLFLPRNMPEQELAIARAATSAEERVQFLMPLRQHPKATPAELREAAELLLDGAPAEAHELAQEAERRDPSALETQLLLARICDVERMERCVSTSLERAAQVAPKDARPDLLRADFQEQDGDVAGAAESLRQAYGKAPGDAVIGLRYVRLLSASKHGDEAMSVLKELAGQLPRGRLLVEQGRVWTREGRDADAVKLFRKAVEEDPRLGIGYFELGLALYRQGNTEAAEESLRQADRLDLSDPKALAALCAMQLEQRRINDARLTRMDLERRFSGRTELIRQSCSIP from the coding sequence ATGCGCAGCATCCTGGTGGTGTGTGGCGTCGCCCTGCTCATCCACCTCATCCCGCTCTTCCTGCCCAGGAACATGCCCGAGCAGGAGCTGGCCATCGCCCGCGCGGCGACGAGCGCGGAGGAGCGGGTGCAGTTCCTGATGCCGCTTCGGCAACACCCGAAGGCCACGCCCGCGGAGCTGCGCGAGGCCGCGGAATTGCTGCTGGACGGAGCGCCGGCCGAAGCCCACGAGCTCGCGCAGGAGGCGGAGCGCAGGGACCCCAGCGCCCTGGAGACGCAGCTGTTGCTGGCGCGCATCTGTGACGTGGAGCGGATGGAGCGCTGCGTGAGCACCTCGCTGGAGCGGGCGGCACAGGTGGCACCGAAGGACGCCCGGCCGGACCTGCTGCGAGCCGACTTCCAGGAGCAGGACGGCGACGTGGCGGGAGCGGCTGAGTCACTGAGACAGGCGTACGGCAAGGCGCCGGGGGATGCGGTCATCGGCCTGCGCTACGTGAGGCTGCTGAGTGCCTCGAAGCACGGGGACGAGGCGATGTCCGTGCTGAAGGAGCTCGCGGGACAGCTCCCGCGAGGCCGGCTGCTGGTGGAGCAGGGCCGGGTGTGGACGCGCGAGGGGCGGGACGCGGACGCGGTGAAGCTCTTCCGCAAGGCGGTGGAGGAAGACCCGAGGCTGGGCATCGGCTACTTCGAGCTGGGGCTCGCGCTGTACCGGCAGGGAAACACGGAGGCGGCCGAGGAGTCCCTGCGCCAGGCGGACCGGCTGGACTTGAGCGACCCCAAGGCACTCGCGGCCCTGTGCGCGATGCAGCTCGAGCAGCGGCGCATCAACGACGCACGGCTCACACGGATGGACCTGGAGCGTCGCTTCTCGGGAAGGACGGAGCTCATCCGTCAGTCCTGCAGCATCCCCTGA
- a CDS encoding TonB-dependent receptor domain-containing protein has translation MLFVTALSACVLAVSPVVPPEGGRASEAPPPAERPGAEPPVGVQAADTGASDNSGPTPSEPPPAGSEPPPQSSTAKSPEAPSTVVRGTRPTQSASEVTLGRDILDAAPRTSAVDLLRAVPGLVASQHSGEGKAHQLFLRGFDALHGQDVELDVGGLPVNEVSHIHALGYADTNFVIPEVVRALEVTEGSYRASQGDFAVAGTVRMDLGVEEPGVHLAGTLGQYGQRRLVVTVRPGDDEGTFAAVELGEGNGYGAQRGYGRASLLAQATTKLGDGLMVRALGGSYVTRFDSPGVVREDDLLAGRSTFFSPSTTRQGGTVTRHQLLLGFELPRTGKGRTKLEVFGILSDVRLRNNFTGYRVDDRGDGLEQTNDGTTLGARAEHRRNVTAFGRPVALELGLGARRDGVEQTQRRYRESDGTFFSDEVDARITQTDVWGWAEARMALGHWALRLGGRADALGVEVFDALAFSDPRFYDGRGYARSAFGMHLGAKAGVEYALGDDPDTWRLFASYGDGFRSPQARSLAEGERTPFVSVKGAELGARRDGEHWAAQVSLFGSQVANDFFFDHAVGSTVYTGETLRSGVSAAVQARPVRGLVTALSATVAHAYVTATDTLLPYFAPLVARADVGWERPVTWAWLGGTNATFSVGTGLTFLGPRPLPFDERSRTVFLADAYTAVRRGELGLRLEVKNLLDARWRDGEFVYSSRFAPESVPSLVPARHFTAGSPRMASLTLEVHL, from the coding sequence GTGCTCTTCGTTACCGCGTTGTCGGCGTGTGTCCTCGCCGTGTCCCCTGTCGTTCCCCCGGAGGGAGGACGTGCCTCCGAGGCCCCGCCTCCGGCGGAGCGACCCGGGGCCGAGCCCCCCGTGGGCGTGCAGGCGGCTGACACCGGGGCTTCCGACAACAGCGGGCCAACGCCCTCGGAGCCGCCACCCGCGGGCTCCGAGCCTCCGCCGCAGTCCTCCACCGCGAAGTCCCCGGAGGCCCCCTCCACGGTGGTGCGAGGCACCCGTCCCACGCAGAGCGCCTCCGAAGTGACGCTCGGCCGGGACATCCTGGACGCGGCGCCCAGGACGAGCGCCGTGGACCTGCTCCGCGCGGTGCCGGGCCTCGTGGCCTCTCAGCACAGCGGAGAGGGCAAGGCGCACCAGCTCTTCCTGCGCGGCTTCGATGCACTGCACGGCCAGGACGTGGAGTTGGACGTGGGCGGCCTGCCGGTGAACGAGGTGAGCCACATCCACGCGCTCGGCTACGCGGACACCAACTTCGTCATCCCCGAGGTCGTCCGCGCGCTCGAAGTCACGGAGGGCTCCTACCGCGCTTCACAGGGAGACTTCGCCGTCGCCGGCACGGTGCGCATGGACCTGGGCGTCGAGGAGCCCGGCGTCCACCTCGCGGGCACGCTGGGGCAGTACGGCCAGCGGAGGCTCGTCGTCACCGTGCGCCCGGGAGACGACGAGGGCACCTTCGCCGCGGTGGAGCTGGGCGAGGGCAACGGCTACGGCGCGCAGCGCGGCTACGGGCGCGCGTCCCTCCTCGCGCAGGCGACGACGAAGCTGGGTGACGGGCTCATGGTGAGGGCGCTCGGTGGCAGCTACGTCACGCGCTTCGACTCGCCGGGTGTGGTGCGCGAGGACGACCTGCTCGCGGGCCGCAGCACCTTCTTCTCGCCCTCCACCACGAGGCAGGGCGGCACCGTGACGCGGCATCAGCTCCTGCTGGGCTTCGAGCTGCCGCGCACGGGCAAGGGGCGCACGAAGCTGGAGGTCTTCGGAATCCTCTCGGACGTGCGGCTGCGCAACAACTTCACCGGCTACCGCGTGGACGACCGCGGAGACGGGCTGGAGCAGACGAACGACGGCACCACCCTGGGCGCGCGCGCCGAGCACCGCCGCAACGTGACGGCGTTCGGCCGCCCCGTCGCGCTCGAGCTGGGCCTCGGAGCCCGGCGCGACGGCGTGGAGCAGACGCAACGGCGTTACCGTGAGTCGGACGGCACCTTCTTCTCGGACGAGGTGGACGCGCGCATCACCCAGACGGACGTGTGGGGCTGGGCGGAGGCGCGCATGGCCCTGGGCCACTGGGCGCTGCGCCTGGGCGGACGCGCCGACGCGCTGGGCGTGGAGGTCTTCGACGCGCTCGCCTTCAGCGACCCGCGCTTCTACGACGGGCGCGGCTACGCTCGCAGCGCCTTCGGCATGCACCTGGGCGCGAAGGCGGGCGTGGAGTACGCCCTCGGGGACGACCCGGACACGTGGCGCCTCTTCGCCAGCTACGGTGACGGCTTCCGCTCCCCGCAGGCACGGAGCCTGGCGGAAGGAGAGCGAACCCCGTTCGTCTCCGTGAAGGGCGCGGAACTGGGCGCGCGCCGCGACGGCGAGCACTGGGCCGCGCAGGTCAGCCTCTTCGGCTCGCAGGTGGCCAACGACTTCTTCTTCGACCACGCGGTGGGCAGCACCGTGTACACGGGCGAGACGCTGCGCTCGGGCGTCTCCGCGGCGGTGCAGGCGAGGCCGGTGCGCGGCCTCGTCACGGCGCTGAGTGCCACGGTGGCGCACGCATACGTGACGGCGACGGACACGCTGCTCCCCTACTTCGCGCCGCTGGTGGCGCGCGCGGACGTGGGCTGGGAGCGGCCAGTGACGTGGGCCTGGCTGGGCGGCACGAATGCGACGTTCTCCGTGGGCACGGGGCTCACGTTCCTCGGCCCGCGTCCGCTGCCCTTCGACGAGCGCAGCCGCACCGTGTTCCTCGCGGACGCGTACACGGCGGTGAGGCGCGGCGAACTGGGCCTGCGGCTGGAGGTGAAGAACCTGCTCGACGCGCGCTGGCGCGACGGCGAGTTCGTCTACAGCTCCCGCTTCGCCCCGGAGTCCGTGCCGAGCCTCGTGCCGGCGAGACATTTCACCGCGGGGTCGCCACGGATGGCCTCGCTCACCCTGGAGGTCCACCTGTGA
- the glpD gene encoding glycerol-3-phosphate dehydrogenase: MRSESAALLEPSSEAEVPSPPPRADRLRALGTQEFDLLIIGGGVTGSGSARDAALRGLKVALIEREDFASGTSSRSSRLIHGGLRYLEHGHLGLVFESSIERRRLLQLAPHLVRPLAFIWPVYEGARVPRWKLNAGLMLYDALSLFRNVKGYQRLSLRQVQEMEPGLRSDGLKGGARYYDAATDDARLTLANAVGASEAGATVLNHASVRSLVLHEGQARGAVVVDHLTGQEVTVRARAIVNATGPWSDEIRKLDAPDHKSSAVRGSKGVHLAVPRERLGHRDALTLLSPKDGRVMFVLPAEGFTIIGTTETSTRAHPAEVRASEADVAYLLESANAFFPEARLTREDVVSAWAGIRPLVASGYHGAPSDAGSASREHAIDVSPSGVLAISGGKLTTYRVMARDVVDAVERHLGQARRKSPTETLPLPGGDIPSMDAEFAAARAEVGDDATAVHLVRAYGSRWRRVWALTREEPALARPLAEGLPYRAAEAAWGVTHELAHTLSDLLVRRLKVAFETRDLGRAAARVAAEVMAPRLGWDAAETQRQLATYDADALRIFGVDSADA; encoded by the coding sequence GTGCGTTCCGAATCCGCCGCGCTCCTCGAACCTTCATCCGAGGCCGAAGTCCCTTCGCCTCCGCCCCGCGCGGACCGCCTGCGCGCCCTGGGCACGCAGGAGTTCGACCTCCTCATCATCGGCGGAGGCGTCACCGGCTCCGGCTCGGCTCGCGACGCCGCGCTGCGCGGGCTCAAGGTCGCCCTCATCGAGCGCGAGGACTTCGCGAGCGGCACGTCCAGCCGCTCGTCGCGCCTCATCCACGGCGGCCTTCGCTACCTGGAGCACGGCCACCTCGGGCTCGTCTTCGAGTCCAGCATCGAGCGCCGGCGGCTGCTCCAACTGGCACCGCACCTGGTGCGGCCCCTGGCCTTCATCTGGCCCGTCTACGAGGGCGCGCGTGTGCCCCGGTGGAAGCTCAACGCGGGCCTCATGCTCTACGACGCCCTGTCCCTGTTCCGGAACGTGAAGGGCTACCAGCGCCTCAGCCTGCGTCAGGTGCAGGAGATGGAGCCGGGCCTGCGCTCGGATGGACTCAAGGGCGGCGCCCGCTACTACGACGCCGCCACCGACGATGCGCGTCTCACCCTGGCCAACGCAGTGGGCGCGTCCGAGGCCGGTGCCACCGTGCTCAACCATGCCTCCGTGCGCAGCCTGGTCCTGCACGAGGGGCAGGCGCGTGGCGCCGTGGTGGTGGACCATCTCACCGGCCAGGAAGTCACCGTGCGCGCCCGCGCCATCGTCAATGCCACCGGGCCGTGGAGCGATGAAATCCGCAAGCTCGACGCTCCGGACCACAAGAGCTCCGCGGTGCGCGGCAGCAAGGGCGTCCACCTCGCCGTGCCGCGCGAGCGCCTGGGTCACCGCGACGCGCTCACGCTGCTGTCGCCCAAGGACGGGCGCGTCATGTTCGTGCTGCCCGCCGAGGGCTTCACCATCATCGGCACCACGGAGACGTCCACGCGCGCCCACCCCGCCGAGGTGCGCGCCAGCGAGGCCGACGTGGCCTACCTGCTGGAGTCCGCCAACGCCTTCTTCCCCGAGGCGCGCCTCACCCGCGAGGACGTGGTGAGCGCATGGGCCGGCATCCGGCCCCTCGTCGCCAGCGGCTACCACGGTGCCCCGTCGGACGCGGGCAGCGCGAGCCGCGAGCACGCCATCGACGTGAGCCCCTCGGGCGTGCTGGCCATCAGCGGTGGCAAGCTCACCACGTACCGGGTCATGGCCCGCGACGTGGTGGACGCGGTGGAGCGCCACCTGGGCCAGGCCCGCCGCAAGTCGCCCACCGAGACGCTGCCCCTGCCCGGCGGAGACATCCCCAGCATGGACGCGGAGTTCGCCGCCGCTCGCGCGGAGGTGGGCGACGACGCCACCGCCGTGCACCTGGTGCGCGCCTACGGCAGCCGCTGGCGCCGCGTGTGGGCCCTCACCCGCGAGGAGCCCGCGCTGGCCCGGCCTCTCGCCGAGGGGCTGCCCTACCGCGCCGCCGAGGCCGCGTGGGGCGTTACCCATGAGCTCGCGCATACCTTGTCCGACCTGCTCGTCCGCCGTCTCAAGGTCGCCTTCGAGACGCGAGACCTGGGCCGTGCCGCCGCCCGCGTGGCCGCCGAGGTGATGGCGCCGCGCCTGGGCTGGGATGCCGCCGAGACGCAGCGTCAGCTCGCCACGTACGACGCTGACGCGCTGCGCATCTTCGGAGTGGACAGCGCGGACGCCTGA